The Macaca nemestrina isolate mMacNem1 chromosome 15, mMacNem.hap1, whole genome shotgun sequence genome segment gggagcctgaggcaggagaatgtgttgaacctgggaggcggagattgcagtgagccgagattgcaccattgcactccagcctgggcttcaagagcaaaacttcgtctcaaagaaaaaaaatagtaaaataaaataaaaataaatcaacaaaggCCTATGAAAAAGGAAAGTAATTAATAGTAAAACAAAGTAAGTTTCAGTATGTAAGTTCCTGGGCACAACAATGCTGGAAGTCGCAGTGAAGCTGTCCCTTCTGTGTGGACGCTCTAGGAGTGTGATTTCCACAGGCGCAGACTGACACAGTCGTGTTGTGTCACAACTCAAAAACCACTAGTGCCATTGCCGTAGATGATGTGGTTTTTCCAGAATGGGAACTTTGGTGCCATTTTGAGACCAATTTTGACCATTTTCAGTCTCCCTTCATTGTACATAGGCATCGTATTCTTGGAAATGTTAGTTCACAGCAGAACCATGGAAACACTGCCCTGTGTTTACATGTAAACAGTTACTTTCTAGGTTCAGCTGATTATAAGCTAATCTTTCACCTATATGAATGTGAAAGTCATGCGGGATGCAGAGCAGTAATTGGCTATGTGGACTGCCCCTTCTTTATCCCTGCTCACTGAATGCCAGGAGCATATCCCCAAAATACCACCACAGGTTTCCAAAGCTACTCTGAAGACAACTGTAGCCCTGGAGATTCATTTGGACACAGCCAGCTCCCTGTTTGCCCCGGAGAGGGGAAATAGTAACATGGGTTCCAGAGTGCAGAACAGAATGTAATGGCTCCCTTCGGAAATGGTGGGGTGGGAGATGGAGAGTGTTTCTGATCTTGAAGCCTAGGAAGGCTTCAAGAAGAAGGTGGCGTTTCAATAGGATGGGAATGTCTCAGAGGAGGAGCTGTGGTTGGGGGCACACAGATGAAGCAGCAGGTATCACATAACGCTGGACCTGAGGCTCCTCCAGGCACAGACAGGTCTACCTGGCATGCTCCGGGCAGTCATCCGGGTTGGCTGGATTGCCAGGGAGGCTGGGAGTGGTTTCATTTGGCAAGACTGTAAGGCAGGCACCGCTTCCAGGCAGTAGTGGTTAGAGCCTGGTCTTGGAGTGTTCCAACTGTTAGAGTGGTTTCCTTCTCCACTTTTAACCCCTAAAGACCAGACCAGTCCCCTGAAAATCGCATGCCTGCTGTCTGTCAGTCATCAAACCAAACGGAGAACTTAAAGTATGCCAGGTGTGCATAAGGCCAGTGTGGACACACTGTTCCCTATCTTTGTGCCTCTCGTAGTCTCTCAGTGGACACAGACATTACTCAAATCACACCCTGCACAAGTGCtatgaaggaggaggaggagagccgTGAAAGCCACCTGTATCTCAGGGGACTGATgaaggggatggggggagggtCCCTGAAGAAGTGACCTCTGAGCTGAAGATAGGTAGGATGGATGAAGGACTGAAGGGTGGGTGCAGTGTTCGTTCAGTTCCTTTGGACAACGGGAAGAAAGCTGGTGTGTTTGAGAAGCTGAAAGGCACCCAGTGGGGCCAGGTCCTGGAGAGCCTGTGGCTGAGACTGGGAAGACCAGCAGGGCCAAATCAGGCCATGGGAGCCCAAAGAAGGGTCCTGGTCTTTATGAGAAAAGCACTGGAAACTgctgaagggttttaagcagtggcccgacatgatcagatttgtgttttaaaaggtCACTTTGGTGGCAGTTCATGGAGATTTACTTGAGGCGACAAGAGAGCAGACATGACATGGGTCTCTGGGAGTGCCTTGTGCCATTGTGGGCAGCCCCTCCGGAGCCCTGAGTCACGCAGCCTTCAGAGGCACCCATGGCTACGAGAAGCGCAGTCTCTGCCCAAGGCTCCAAAGCTGCCCTTTTTCCCCAGCAGCAGACCTCGGGACCTGTGAGCGTTGCATCCAGTTAACCATGGGAAGGGCCAGCACCAGCCACCAGCCCCTTAGGTGAGGACTCTGCCTGGGGCTCCGCTGATGGTTCCAAATCATGGAGCTGCAGAAAGCTCCTCCAGCCAGGAGACGTTCTTGGTGAAAGCTGTGGTCCAGCTGCACCGGCTCTTCCCACACATTGTCTTCAAGAAAGGTGCCTGCCCCCGCTGACTCAGGAGCTCGGGTGCTGCAGCTGCCACGAATGGGGAGGTGGGCCCTCGATGTGGCCTTTGTGTGGAAGGCGGTATTGACGCTGGGGCTGGTGCTTCTCTACTACTGCTTCTCCATCGGCATCACCTTCTACAACAAATGGCTGACAAAGGTACCGGGAGGCCTTGCTGGGGCAGGGTGCTGGGATGAAGGTGGCTGGAGCCGTGGCTATAGTGCCCTTCACGTTTAACAGGAAGGCACAAGCTTCAGCCAGTCTAACTGGAAGCCAGTTACAGCTGGGCTGGAACAGGGCCCTCCAAGCCCGCCATGCCGGGGTTCCCCTTCAATGTTTGGATCCAGGGAAACCAAGGAGAGTGGGAGGTGTGAAGGGATGAGCTGGGGAAACGGGCTCAAGCAGCAACTGTTTACCCCAGTAGAgaagtatttcaatattttaataagtGATACAACGTAGTGGGccgcagtggctctcacctgagAATGGGCTGTGAGGAGGGCTGGGCAGGTAGCTCACAGGTGTGTTGAACTGGTGGAGACAGCACCAGGCTAGAATTGAGCCCCTTGGCTGCCACTTGTCTTTGTGACCTAGGAGTCTGTCATTCCAAGCGATGATACTGTACCTAAGGGCCCTTCACACATAGCAAGGTCCTCATGAACCACCAAATGAACCCCACTCCCGCAGAGGGGCgaagaggaagagggagctgTTGGGCGGCAGGCTGTCTAAACCGAGCCGGGGTGTCTGCTTTGGGCTCCGTACAGAGCTTCCATTTCCCCCTCTTCATGACGATGCTGCACCTGGCCGTGATCTTCCTCTTCTCCGCCCTGTCCAGGGCGCTGGTTCAGTGCTCCAGCCACAGGGCCCGTGTGGTGCTGAGCTGGGCCGACTACCTCAGAAGAGTGGCTCCCACAGGTAGGTGGGGTACCTCGGTGAGGGCGGGGCAGGAAGAGGGGCTGGGGAACCATAGGATGAGAACAAGAGAGACACCCGCGTGTCTGGAAGCCGAGTCCGTCCCCTCTTCCTGCACTGTTCCTCCTCTGCCCTCTTGACCTGGCCTCCCTCCACCCACGCTGCTGCCTCTTGCACACTGCGTGCCTTCCCactgccccaccacacacccaCAAAACCCCTGCTGCACCCACGGCCCCACAGCTCCCTCACCTGGCAGCAGACACCGAGCCTGGAGTGTGGCCTCGGGCCTGGAGATGAGTGGTGAGCAGTTAGGGTCCCTGCCCTCGCAGGGCTGTGACACGGACATGGAGGGCACTACGGAGCCCAGGGAGGGGGACCGACCCAAGGCCGGGGCCCATGGCTGGTGGAGGAAGATTTCCTAGGCCAGGTGCTGAGTAGGCCGAGGGCTGAAGGATGCATGGGACTGATTGGCCCTGGGAGGAGGGGCCCTTGTGGCCAGAGGGAGATTTAGTGCCAGCTGTGGAGTCTGGAAGGGAACTCAAAGTGTTTCAGGATGCTGAGAACCCGGTGCTGGTCAGAGGAAGTGGGAGAAATGAGAACTGAGAGGGTGGGTGGGGCTCACATCCTGGAGGCCGGGTTCCCCTTGGAGGAGTTGGTGTTCCATCCTGAGGAAAAAAGGGTTTCCAGTAAGGGATCAACCAGATCGGGTTAATACCTCTGCTCGGGCCAGCCGGAGTGTTTGTACAAACCACGCTGGCCCAGCCAGTTGGAATGGGCCCAGCCCTAGTGCTAGAGCAGCCCCCCACCGCTTTGGggctgggtattagccctttagTTGCTGGTGGAAAAAAAGGCCTGAGGGCCCCAGAGGAGGCCCCGGGATGGTTCAGAAGTGGGGGACACTCAGGTGCCTCAGGGTGCCAGCCCAACCCAGCAGAGTGTGGACCTCCCACACCGTCCTGTGGGTGCCTTTGTCTCCACAGCTCTGGCCACGGCGCTTGACGTGGGCTTGTCCAACTGGAGCTTCCTCTATGTCACCGTCTCTCTGTGAGTACCGGCCATGCTCTGCTGCCTCCCTTCAGGCTCAAGCTCTCTGTCTGTCCAGCGGGCTGTCTGCACACCCGGCTGCCAGGCCAGCCACTCCATTACTCTCTGGGACCAGCCCTTGCTCTCTCAGCCTCTCTCTGGCACCCAGCAGCTCTCCGGGAATTTACCAGCCTCTTCTGTAAGCCCAGCGCAGAGGGGATGCTGTGCCCACCTGCCAGGCAGCATGGGGAAGCCAGGGAGCTCACCCAGAACCCCATCATCAGAGTAGGGGAGGGCAGGCCGCAGGGCCATAGACAGGCAGCCACTGGCGGGTGGTACACGCAGTCGCAGCAGAGCCCTGTGTGGCTTGGGGACTGCACAAGAGTTTCTTCTTCCCTCTGATGTTTCGCTTCAGAGAGCACAGTTCCTGCCTCCTCATCCTCCCACTCCTCATCCTCCCACTTCTCATCCTCCCACTtctcatcctcccacctctcatCCTCCCACTCCTCGTCCTCCCACTCCTCATCCTCCCACTCCTCGTCCTCCCACTCCTCGTCCTCCCACTTCTCGTCCTCCCACTCCTCGTCCTCCCACTCCTCGTCCTCCCACTTCTCGTCCTCCCACTTCTCGTCCTCCCACTTCTCGTCCTCCCACTTCTCATCCTTCCTTCCCGCTCCTGCTCCGCTGAGGGTCAGGTAAAGAACAGGACTCAGGGAGCTCAGCGTCAGACCTGCAACCTCTTTTCCCTGGTGATAACCAGAGGCCCCTTAGTCAGAGATTCCTTCTGGTTAAAGGTCGCTTATCAGCTCAGATGACTTAGCCCAGCTCTGTTTGGTCATTTTGCCCAGTGATTTGTGCTCCTGCTCCTTTCTTGGTGATGGGTCTGAGCCCTGGGCTCCATCAGTGCATTGTGGGTAATTTTGCTTCCAGGTACACAATGACCAAATCCTCAGCTGTCCTCTTCATCTTGATCTTCTCTCTGATCTTCAAGCTGGAGGAGCTGGTGAGGGCCCAGTGTCTCTTTTGTCCCTCCTGCCCCCACAGATGCTAAGAATAAAGCAGGAGTCCGAGCAGTGACTTGTCCCGCTGTGCGACAGAAGAGATAAGCCCAGTCCAGGTGGCAGTAGATCCCTTTCTGAGAAGGGACCTAGACATGGGCAATATTCGGAGTATTTAGAAACCAGTGTGGCAGGGTAATGACCAAAGGTGAAAGCACTGCAGGATGCGGGTCCCAGCAGAGCCTGGTCTAGGAAGCTCCCTGCTGTGGGAGGCAATAGCCGTGTGTGTTAGGCCCAGAGGGGGAGGTGGGACCTCTTGGGGGCCTAGGACAGCCGTCAGTGTGGCAGAGCAGGCAGGGCTGTTGGCATACCAGCTGACCGTCAGCCCTGCATGCTGACATTAGTGGGCAAGGACTGTCCAGGACCCCCTGGGGTAgagctggagggtgggaggattTCCTGCCCCAGGGGCAGCCAAGATGGCTGCTGACCCCAGGCTCCAAATGTGACGAACCGTTGACCCTCAAGACCCCCGAGTTAGCTGCCACTGCTCCCCATCCTACCAGCGCGCGGCACTGGTCCTGGTGGTCCTCCTCATCGCCGGGGGTCTCTTCATGTTCACCTACAAGTCCACACAGTTCAACGTGGAGGGCTTTGCCTTGGTGCTGGGGGCCTCATTCATCGGTGGCATTCGCTGGACCCTCACCCAGATGCTCCTGCAGAAGGCTGAACTTGGTGAGCACATGCCACTCACCCTCCAGAGAGAGGAACCGCGGCACAGGCAGGGcggaggcagggcagggccaggccagaCCTGATGGTAACCGTCCCCCGCCCTGCAGGCCTCCAGAATCCCATCGACACCATGTTCCACCTGCAGCCACTCATGTTCCTGGGGCTCTTCCCTCTCTTTGCTGTATTTGAAGGTACGTTGGGCCTTCCCTCTCGAGGGCACCTCAGTGCAGCAGACCACAGATCCCtgccctgagcccagcacagtggGAGCTGCAGAGATTATTGAGATCAAAGATGCAGTCCCTCCCCGGAAGCGTGTGGTTTGGGGGACGGTCAGACGTAAACAAAATGGCTGGAGTCCAGCATGATAAATGCTACAGAGAAAGCACATAAAATCCAGGGAACAGTAACAACAGTAAGTGTGTACAGAGCCCTGAAAGTGCACCAGGGCTGTTCTGATCTTTTTAAACATGCGA includes the following:
- the LOC105496479 gene encoding solute carrier family 35 member C2 isoform X4; this encodes MGRWALDVAFVWKAVLTLGLVLLYYCFSIGITFYNKWLTKSFHFPLFMTMLHLAVIFLFSALSRALVQCSSHRARVVLSWADYLRRVAPTALATALDVGLSNWSFLYVTVSLYTMTKSSAVLFILIFSLIFKLEELTPELAATAPHPTSARHWSWWSSSSPGVSSCSPTSPHSSTWRALPWCWGPHSSVAFAGPSPRCSCRRLNLASRIPSTPCSTCSHSCSWGSSLSLLYLKVSICPHLRKSSVSRTQGCSCGYLGASSLAGFSPLVWASLSSSWSPEPPASLSPLLAFLR
- the LOC105496479 gene encoding solute carrier family 35 member C2 isoform X3 — encoded protein: MGRWALDVAFVWKAVLTLGLVLLYYCFSIGITFYNKWLTKSFHFPLFMTMLHLAVIFLFSALSRALVQCSSHRARVVLSWADYLRRVAPTALATALDVGLSNWSFLYVTVSLYTMTKSSAVLFILIFSLIFKLEELTPELAATAPHPTSARHWSWWSSSSPGVSSCSPTSPHSSTWRALPWCWGPHSSVAFAGPSPRCSCRRLNLASRIPSTPCSTCSHSCSWGSSLSLLYLKVSICPHLRKSSVSRTQGCSCGYLGASSLAGFSPLVWASLSSSWSPEPPASLSPLLAFLRKSALCCWQLICWAIRSAS
- the LOC105496479 gene encoding solute carrier family 35 member C2 isoform X1, with protein sequence MGRWALDVAFVWKAVLTLGLVLLYYCFSIGITFYNKWLTKSFHFPLFMTMLHLAVIFLFSALSRALVQCSSHRARVVLSWADYLRRVAPTALATALDVGLSNWSFLYVTVSLYTMTKSSAVLFILIFSLIFKLEELRAALVLVVLLIAGGLFMFTYKSTQFNVEGFALVLGASFIGGIRWTLTQMLLQKAELGLQNPIDTMFHLQPLMFLGLFPLFAVFEGLHLSTSEKIFRFQDTGLLLRVLGSLFLGGILAFGLGFSEFLLVSRTSSLTLSIAGIFKEVCTLLLAAHLLGDQISLLNWLGFALCLSGISLHVALKALHSRGDGGPKALKGLGSSPDLELLLRSSQREEGDNEEEEYFVAQGQQ
- the LOC105496479 gene encoding solute carrier family 35 member C2 isoform X2, with the protein product MGRWALDVAFVWKAVLTLGLVLLYYCFSIGITFYNKWLTKSFHFPLFMTMLHLAVIFLFSALSRALVQCSSHRARVVLSWADYLRRVAPTALATALDVGLSNWSFLYVTVSLYTMTKSSAVLFILIFSLIFKLEELSTQFNVEGFALVLGASFIGGIRWTLTQMLLQKAELGLQNPIDTMFHLQPLMFLGLFPLFAVFEGLHLSTSEKIFRFQDTGLLLRVLGSLFLGGILAFGLGFSEFLLVSRTSSLTLSIAGIFKEVCTLLLAAHLLGDQISLLNWLGFALCLSGISLHVALKALHSRGDGGPKALKGLGSSPDLELLLRSSQREEGDNEEEEYFVAQGQQ